ccagcaagcagaggctagggacatcatccctgcccatcccggctagtagtcattgatggacctattctccgtgaattcatttttttttttaaaacagtaatagTCGTGGcgttcacaacatcttctggcaaagagctttacaggttgactgtgtgttgtgtgaagaaatacttccttttgattgttttaaaccactgccaattaatttcattggtgacccctaatctttgtgttacgagaaggagtaaataacacttccccattTACgttttccacatcattcatgattttataaacctttctcatatccccccttagtcttctctttcccAAGTTGAAAAGACTCATttctattaatctctcctcatatggaagctgttccatacccataatcattcttgttgctcttttccaTAACATttgcaattccaatatatctttttgaggtGGGTCAACCAGATCTGCAGACAGTATATTAGGtgtgggcgcaccatggatttagatagaggcaatatgatattttcagtcttattatctttccctttctaACTGATTccctgctgcacattgagtggatgttttcagagaactatccataatgacgccaagatctctttcatgagtgttaacagctaatttagatgccatcattttatatgtacaattgggattatgttttccaatagcCATTACTTTGTCCACACCTCCCTGGAGCATACTTTTTCCCTCCTGCAACTCATGTCTTCTCCTGCATCTGGAAtctgtctctctgctgcagtCATAGCCCAGCAACCCAAGAGCCCCTTTGCCACCTTtgtgcctctctcctgccccagcttTTCCTGATTCATCCAGTCTATATGGTTTTGAAGGGCTGAACAACACTTCCTCTCTCTAATCCCTCCTCTGCAGAGGTTCCATTACTTCCATGCCCACttctcagcagagaagctggaAGAAACCGGTTTAACCTAGTACTCAGATACTCCCTTCTTCTGTCCAGCTGATATATTGTTTGCTCTGATAGTCTTTAGAGACAAACCTATTGTGCGAAGAGTACAGGAGAAAACAAAAGACCTAAGGATACAGACAGTTCACACAATCGTACGTGCGTAAATAGGGTTAAAATATCTCATCAATGTGCAATGGCAAACAAAAAATCTAAGAGAATgtttggaatcattaagaaaggatagataataagacagaaaatatcatattgcctctatataaaccccTGGTACATCCACGTCTTAATTACTGTGTTCATATcaggtcaccccatctcaaaaaagattggaattggaaaaggtacagagaaaggcaacagaaATGACTAAAGGTATGGAACACCTACATTCTATTGATAGATCAATCAATTACTGTTAGCCatggtgggcagggatggtgtaccTAGCatttgtttgccagaatctgggtgTTGGTGacatgaatcacttgatgatttccatgttctgttcattccctctgaggcacatggcactggccactctcaacaaacaggatactgggctagatgaaccattggtcttaCCCAATATGGGCATTCCGATGTTTTTATGTAATCCCAAGACTTATCTGCCCCCCACTGgaacccactccccttccagagctaacacaaaacccaggagtcctgtcagGGTCCCTATCTCCAccgagttagtaacaaagtaagaatatacattaaaattgtaTATCTAACCAGTGTCCTTAAAGTGACTTGCCACTGGATTTCAGGATATGTTACTATCAGAGCGGAGGGGGTCGCatcttttattaatatttttttcttttgtgtaggAATTAGATACAGACCTTCTGCcaaaaaactagagttttcaaAAGTCTAAGTAGCTGCTGGACTCATGTTTCCCCAGCTTGTCATGCTGACACAGCCCAGTGCGGTCAGGAAAGAGTTTCAAGTCTTTCTGATTATCCTGTAAGTGATTCAGGGAAGAgggcccagcaccctgtcaccaGCCAGATTGTCACAGAGCTCACTCTGAGATCCAAAGCACCAGGAGAAAACTTTAGGTCCATTTGTGACTAAAGAGCTGGGGCAGCCTGTCCCGGATTTGTTTGGTCCTCACCTCATAGATGATAGGGTTCAGTATGGGGTTCAGAAGGTAGACATTGGCAATGAGAATTTGAAAATGCAAGACCACATTGTTGTGAAACCTGTGCATGGGGAAGCTGAAGAGAGCTGGGATGTAAGAGGATCAAATCACAGAGAGGTTGGAACTGTAGGTCCCAAAATCTTGAGCTGTTCGTCCTCTGTGGGGAGGATGAAGATGGCCCTGCAGATCTGGATATAGGACACAGCAATAAAAAACATATCCAGACTGATCGAACAGAATGCTCACAGTACGAGTGGGGGATAATGTTGGTTCAACAATAGGGCCACTGCCTCGCCAGGAAGGGATAGGGCCATATAATCACACTGCCATGCAGCACCACAGCCAGGCCCATCTTGGCCACCACAcacagaagatgctcagcattttgggaaGGATGGACATAAACAGGACCAGGTCAGTgatggccagcatgcagaggaaatagtacatagTCTTTAGAGACAAACCCGTGGAGGCTTGGCTCCCTCCTGACaatgaacaggatggtgaagttccctAAGACAGCTATGGCATACATGGTGGAGAAGGGGATGAAGATCCAGACATGGGCcacctccaggccaggaatgcccagcaggatgaaggtggaggggttggtgaatttggttgtgttggaatctgacatggagtaggggagaTGCTGTCCAAATCTGAGACAGAACGGTGTCTCCTGTATGTACCGTACATtcccctgacttcctgtatgtgcCCAGGGATGGTCTCAGTACAAAtgcctggatggagagacaatgttaatatgagacTCTACATGCACTACTGGCGTCTGATCTCATGGATAAAGCAGATTGGTCgctcttcacacactgaaaaatgacattttcattattcagagaCATGAATTATGAACAATTGACAGTACTAAAGCCAATTCCATATTTTATTGTGTTCCATTTCTACACATCGTGGTGTGGAAAATCTTAATAGGTATCAGCAGGGAACATGAGTGTAGGTACTTGTTATCCATCATTGTTCCTTAATGCAATGAAACCCAGGCTAGAGTATCCATGTTGTAGGGAGTTCCCCATTCACACAGTTGCTGAAAATCTGTTCACAGTGCGtgtgggggatgatgttggttctgcaatatggccactgcCTAGCCAGAAGGAGATAGGGCAGAACGATTGTGCTGCCACGCAACACCACAGCCAGGCCGATCTTGGCCACCAGAATGTTTGTCAGAGTGGTGGAATATCTCAGAGGATTGCAGATGGCCACGTAACGATCCAAAGCCATGGCCACGAGGATCCCAGACTCCATCACTAAGAAAGagtgaatgaagtacatctgggtgaaGCATGCACTGAAAttgatctccctggaattga
The DNA window shown above is from Trachemys scripta elegans isolate TJP31775 chromosome 1, CAS_Tse_1.0, whole genome shotgun sequence and carries:
- the LOC117887861 gene encoding olfactory receptor 52N2-like codes for the protein MSEYNTTDFTSPSTFILLGIPGLEAAHVWISIPFCTMYIIAIFGNFIILFIVKREPSLHGPMYYFLCMLAVTDLVLSTSILPKTLSIFWFNSREINFSACFTQMYFIHSFLVMESGILVAMALDRYVAICNPLRYSTTLTNILVAKIGLAVVLRGSTIVLPYLLLARQWPYCRTNIIPHTHCEQIFSNCVNGELPTTWIL